A stretch of the Arachis stenosperma cultivar V10309 chromosome 6, arast.V10309.gnm1.PFL2, whole genome shotgun sequence genome encodes the following:
- the LOC130936044 gene encoding tRNA-uridine aminocarboxypropyltransferase A, protein MHCMAPEKEDDGTATSPEPQPSPSGRSICSSCHRPNPVCLCHVLPPHPIEISTQLLILHHPHEAHHKLSTTPLLIRSLLRATAVTGRRLRPGLSPLLDRSPPPSVIYLFPATSSTPAVDISDLNVQDLTRNGERELVLIAFDGTWKHAREMVKASEEFLQSRFAVRVCLGVDETVSGGSIYDSELILRKEPFSGCVSTMEAVARVLRVLEPNGVEVESMLIEILREMVRLQAGFLKPMNPRPKLLKKAKEKDEI, encoded by the coding sequence ATGCACTGCATGGCACCAGAGAAAGAAGACGACGGCACCGCCACGTCGCCGGAACCACAGCCGTCACCTAGCGGCCGCTCCATCTGCTCCTCCTGCCACCGCCCTAATCCGGTATGCCTCTGCCACGTGCTTCCCCCTCACCCCATCGAAATCTCCACACAACTCCTCATCCTCCACCACCCTCACGAGGCGCACCACAAGCTCTCCACAACTCCTCTCCTCATTCGATCCCTTCTCCGCGCCACCGCCGTCACCGGCCGCCGTCTCCGCCCCGGCCTCTCCCCCTTGCTCGACCGATCTCCTCCTCCTTCCGTTATCTACCTCTTTCCGGCAACATCCTCCACTCCGGCCGTCGACATCTCCGACCTGAACGTGCAGGACCTCACGCGAAACGGCGAGAGAGAGCTTGTGTTGATCGCGTTCGACGGCACGTGGAAGCACGCGCGTGAGATGGTGAAGGCGAGCGAGGAGTTCCTCCAATCTAGGTTCGCTGTTAGGGTTTGTTTGGGAGTAGATGAGACCGTGAGTGGCGGAAGCATCTACGATTCGGAGTTAATTCTGAGAAAGGAACCGTTTTCTGGTTGCGTGAGTACCATGGAGGCCGTGGCTAGGGTTTTGAGGGTTCTTGAGCCGAATGGAGTTGAAGTTGAGAGCATGCTGATTGAGATTTTGAGGGAGATGGTGAGGTTGCAGGCTGGGTTCTTGAAGCCGATGAATCCGAGGCCGAAATTGCTGAAGAAGGCTAAGGAAAAAGATGAGATTTGA
- the LOC130932686 gene encoding cytoplasmic tRNA 2-thiolation protein 2 translates to MACNGSGCQSGCYKDEEEPKRENPAVPTKTDSASNGNICVKCKLNDSVSGYGGIDDGRFCADCFRSNLFGKFRYAVTSNAMISPTDKVLVAFSGGPSSRIALQYVHDLQERAQKNFDACRDRSLPVFGVGVVFIDESAVVPIPSGEMDEAVGFVSSVVSCLAPPKKELHVVPIETIYSSNSSDGKDRLLKILNAVSDPTGREDLLVNIRMLALQKVASEFGYNRLVLGSCISRIASHVISATVKGQGYSLPADIQYVDARWEIPVVLPLRDCFAQEINMLCRLDGLKTLKLSTSPSSTINGLVSSFVQLLQEENPSRESTIVRTAGKLIPFQFNKIPEITDGHVPLATRRRQKRYNLKSNESVSSESFCPLCNSPLDKSEIVNRSNHDNGSTGEFFYAACCSSCQYQILPRDSTTMEQFYTDLPQSIVSRSEEANNCNLSLLREQIQDCLLSDDEEET, encoded by the exons ATGGCGTGTAACGGCTCTGGTTGCCAATCCGGTTGCTACAAAGACGAAGAAGAACCGAAGCGTGAGAATCCAGCAGTTCCAACAAAAACCGATTCAGCGAGCAATGGGAACATCTGCGTCAAGTGCAAGCTGAACGACTCTGTTTCGGGTTACGGCGGCATCGACGATGGTCGCTTCTGCGCTGATTGCTTCAGGAGCAACCTGTTTGGGAAGTTCAGATACGCGGTCACCTCGAACGCCATGATCTCTCCCACCGATAAGGTCCTTGTTGCATTCTCAGGTGGCCCTTCTTCAAG GATAGCTTTGCAGTATGTGCATGATTTGCAAGAGAGGGCACAGAAGAATTTTGATGCCTGTAGAGATAGGTCGTTGCCTGTGTTTGGTGTTGGAGTGGTGTTTATAGATGAGAGTGCTGTTGTGCCGATTCCTTCTGGTGAGATGGATGAGGCGGTTGGATTTGTTTCTTCGGTTGTTTCGTGTTTAGCCCCGCCAAAGAAGGAGTTGCATGTTGTTCCTATTGAGACAATTTACTCGTCCAATTCTAGTGACGGAAAGGACAGGCTGTTAAAGATTCTGAATGCTGTGAGTGATCCCACTGGAAGGGAGGATTTGTTGGTTAATATTCGCATGTTGGCACTTCAAAAG GTTGCTTCTGAATTTGGTTATAACAGACTTGTTCTAGGATCATGCATTTCAAGAATTGCTTCTCATGTCATTTCAGCCACTGTGAAG GGTCAGGGATATTCATTACCTGCAGATATACAGTATGTTGATGCTCGATGGGAAATTCCAGTTGTGCTTCCTCTACGTGATTGTTTCGCTCAAGAGATCAACATGCTTTGCCGCCTTGATGG TCTAAAGACTTTAAAGTTGTCTACAAGTCCAAGCTCTACCATCAATGGCTTGGTCTCATCATTTGTACAATTATTGCAG GAAGAAAACCCATCTAGAGAGAGCACAATTGTGAGAACAGCTGGGAAACTCATTCCTTTCCAATTTAACAAGATTCCCGAGATCACTGATGGTCATGTTCCCTTGGCAACTCGAAGACGCCAAAAGAGATATAATCTCAAATCGAATGAATCTGTTTCCTCGGAATCTTTCTGTCCTCTCTGCAATAGCCCACTTGATAAGTCTGAGATTGTTAATCGAAGCAACCATGATAATGGTAGCACTGGTGAATTTTTTTATGCTGCTTGCTGTTCTAGTTGTCAGTATCAGATACTTCCAAGAGATTCCACGACAATGGAGCAATTTTATACGGATTTACCCCAATCTATAGTTTCCAGATCAGAGGAAGCAAACAATTGTAACTTGAGTCTGCTAAG GGAACAAATACAAGATTGCTTGCTTTcagatgatgaagaagaaactTAG